The following DNA comes from Zavarzinella sp..
TTCTGCCCGACCGATCAGTGTGCGGGAACGTGCCATTAAGTGGGTCAAGCGCCATACCGCAGCCACCGTATTGATTGCCACCAGTGTTGTCACTTTTCTGGTGCTGTTGATTGTCAGCATCTATTTCAATTTCCGCTTGCAGAATGCGGCGGACCAGATTTCTTTGGAAGCCGATCAGGCACGTCAGGCACAGGCTCAATTACGGCTCGAAAAAAGCCGTGCAGAAGAGAAGCAGAAAGAGGCAGAAAATCTGCGTGCAATTGCGGTTGCCGAAAGCATTGAAGCCAACAAACAGCGGGAGCTTGTTGAAAAGGAAAAACAGAATACCGAGCGTGAACGCTATGCACTGCAACTCTTTAAGGCGGCAGCACTGGCAGAACGCAATCCACAGCGTGCATTACGATTGCTTGAAGACCGCACCCGCTGTCCAGATTCTCTACGCGATTTTGCGTGGGAATTTTTGCGAAGTCGCTGCCAGGTAACTCAGGATACTATTGGCAAACACGATCAGCCAATTACCCAGGTGGCATATTCCCCTTCGGGTGAACTGATCGCTTCTGCCAGTTGGGATAATGTGGTCCGAATCTGGGATGTTAAACGGCATCAGGCGATTTTCGAACTTCGTGGCCACCGTGGCATTGTAATGGGCGTGCAATTTATTAACGAACAAGTGATGGTTACCGCCAGCAATGATAATTCGATTCGCTTGTGGAAATTACCCCAACGTGGTAACCAACTGAAGATTGTCAGTCCTTCACAAATTGTCAGCGACCACCGTGATTCGATCAAATCACTGGTGATCAGCCCGGATCGCAAACAACTGGCGAGTGGAGATGCCCAGGGAACCATTCGACTGTGGGATGTTGTTGCACCCAATATGCGACGAAATCCAAACTGGCAATTAGTTGCGAATGGGGTGTTGCAGGGCCACCGTGGCACGGTCTGGTCGCTGGCCTGGTCAATCAAAGGTTTGTTTTCTGGCGGGGAAGACCGCTCTGTTCGTAGTTGGGATTTGATATCGTTGCGTTCTGAAGAACTTTTCCGGATGGAATTTGGTATTATTTCGCTGGCAGCATCTCCTGATGGCGAACTGCTGGCAGCAGCAGATAAACATGCCGACGACCCCAGCATCCAGTTGTGGCGGCTATCTGCCCAACGCACTGAAACCAAATTACGTGGGCATACGGGGACGATTTACGGCGTGAGTTTTTCCGATGACAGCGCCCGCCTAGCCAGTGTCAGTGCGGATGGCACAACGAGGTTGTGGGATGTAGCCAACAAACAGGAACGTGCGATTTTTGAACCCGATCGCAGGCGACCCGGGAACGAAGATGAAGAACGATTTATCCGAAGTGTCAGTTTTTGTCCCGACGGCATTAACGTGGCAACGGGGGGAATCGATGGTGTCATTCGAGTATGGGGGTATATTGCCCAGCGAGATTCCCGACTGGAACTGGAAGTACCAGGCCCATTCCGAGCTGCAGAAATCAGCCAGGATGGGTCTACGATGGCTGTCATTGATAAAGCAGGGCGGGTGCATGTGTGGGTCTGGAATCGGGCAGATGATTTTGTTTCCACCACACCCACGTTCAGCCTGCGGAACTTTGCGGGTGAGTCCCAACGCCTGGCACTGAATGCTGATGGCACCAAAGTGGCAGTTTATTCCCAGGGGGAATCGGTGCGTGTTTGGGACACCCGCAGTCTGGTCAAAAAAGAACCCAGTTCCGTTTTGATCCCACGGTGCGAGGCGATTGCCATGGCCTTTCATGGAGATCAGTTTGTCGTGATCCAGCCGAACCACACGATTCGTTGCTACAATCAGAATAATCTGAAAATTCGCTACGAAGCCACCACCAACGTGGGCAAGCCTTCTGTGCTGGCCTTTTCCACTGATGGCACCAAAATGGTGACTGCGGGCACACTGGCACTGCAAATCTGGGATGCCCAGACTGGAAAAGAATTATACAGTTCTCCCACTGCTCACTTCAGCCCGATTGTGAAACTGGCAGTGGTACCGGGCAGCACCACGAAACAATGGACGATTGCTTCCGGCGACGAACGCGGGATTGTCCGCCTGTGGGACATTCAGCCCAGTGGGATTCAACCGAAAGGTTCGTTACTGGATCAGGAACTGAAAGTCACCGAACGATTCACGCTGAACGGAATTGGCGAAACCGTGCACACGATGTTCTTTACCAGCGAAGGGAAATCGCTGATCACTGCTGGCAACGACCGCCTCATCCGAGTGTGGGATCCGGAGATCGGTCAGGAACGTGCATCGCTTGCGGGGCATACCAACGCCATCTATGCAGCCACCATCCAACAATGGGAAAGCCAGCGACTGATCAGCCTGGATCAAACCGGTATGATCCGTATCTGGCAGACAGCCCGATAATTTGTTGCTTCATCTTTTCATCACATTGCAGAACCCATCCCATTGAAGATTACCGGTTAGCGAAAATATTCCCGACCACCAGACATTTTTCCCAGAAGTTTTGACCAGATCCAGCCCACCAGTTTACCTGTCTCTGGAAGTGCCCCCAAGTGGCACCATTAGTATAACCAAACCAGTTTCAATATACCTGGTTGGCGCATCCGTTATATTGTGGTGCTACAACCGATCTGGCATGCGAAACCAACGTGATCGGCAAGCCGCGTACAACATGCAAACCCTGATCCAAACCCCCTGAATTCTACAGCTTTTCTACCCTGTTTATATTTGCTCTCTTCCCCAAATAGGGCATATTGAAGTTGTATGTCGAACGTCGGCGTTTTACATTCCAGCAACAAGGTGTTGCGGAGACGACCGCGGACGACCACTTTGGAAATGGAGAGGTTCCCATGTTAAGTGTGCGTAGACTCGTTTTGACGAGCGTGCTCCTGGCAGTGGCGCCGTTCGCGGCTTATGCTCAGGATCAAGGTGGTGCTGCTAAAGAAGCACCCAAAACCATGCCAGCCACTAACCCGGCCCCGGCACCTGCAGTGGTAGCAGGCAGCACAGGCAACTGTGCCCCAGCCTACACCACCGTGAAGCGAACCGTGATGGTTCCCACGCAAGTGCAGGAAACCCGTACGGTGATGAAACCCGTACAGAAGCAAGAAACCTACACTTACTATGTCACCAAGCAAGTGCAGGAAAAACAAATGGTTGATGTCACCACTTACAAGAAAGTGACAGAAACCGTGATGGAACCCCGCACGACCTGTGTGAAAGTTCCTGTGTGGGAAGAAAAGTGCGTGATGGAAAAACGCAAACGGATCGAGTGGGTGAATGAAACCAAGGAAAAATGCAAACTTTCCTTCACGAAAGAATGCAAGACAATCGGTAACCCATGCGGTTGCTTCAGCTTGTCCGTTCCTTGCATCAAGCCACACATGGAAAAAGAATGTGTGCAGGTTTGCCGTCCTAAGTGCGTCACCGAATGTGTCCCTGTGACCAAGAAGGTGTGCACCTGGAAGACAGAAACCAAGACCGAAATGGTTCCGGTTTGCAAAACCCGCTGCGTTCCTTGTGTTGAGAAGAAAGAAGTTTGCGTGACCAAATGCGTTCAAGTGCCTTGCACCGGAACCCGTTGTGTCACCGTGTGCGAACCTTGCACCGAAACCGTTACGGTTTGCAAAATGG
Coding sequences within:
- a CDS encoding protein kinase codes for the protein MNDQNDDVRKDLPNPEAEKKGADSSFSGLNDQLTTDLTLSLKPQKAGEDSADNQLANSASDTSLEASTELSSDQIPVGEGNNLSHTIDFVHSDQRPKSEQSELTFAQLSESSDHWTRRFQRSAASPLPTAGLEGYEILSELGRGGMGIVYLARQPKLNRLVALKMILSGEHASNTEHSRFLREAQAIASLHHPNIVQVFEVGEAQGRPYLVLEYVAGGSLASRLDGQPWPSRAAAELIQTIARAMHYAHQRGIIHRDLKPANVLLGADSGSYSGDTGESLNLDHTAPIIAGLPFPDQVVPKITDFGLAKRYEEVDEDGTVVGQTRTGAVVGTPSYIAPEQAAGKNRGIGPGVDIYALGAVLYELLTGRPPFRGETPLDTVLQVMADDPVPPSKLRSKLPRDLETICLKCLQKSPAKRYATAEELADDLQRFILGEPVSARPISVRERAIKWVKRHTAATVLIATSVVTFLVLLIVSIYFNFRLQNAADQISLEADQARQAQAQLRLEKSRAEEKQKEAENLRAIAVAESIEANKQRELVEKEKQNTERERYALQLFKAAALAERNPQRALRLLEDRTRCPDSLRDFAWEFLRSRCQVTQDTIGKHDQPITQVAYSPSGELIASASWDNVVRIWDVKRHQAIFELRGHRGIVMGVQFINEQVMVTASNDNSIRLWKLPQRGNQLKIVSPSQIVSDHRDSIKSLVISPDRKQLASGDAQGTIRLWDVVAPNMRRNPNWQLVANGVLQGHRGTVWSLAWSIKGLFSGGEDRSVRSWDLISLRSEELFRMEFGIISLAASPDGELLAAADKHADDPSIQLWRLSAQRTETKLRGHTGTIYGVSFSDDSARLASVSADGTTRLWDVANKQERAIFEPDRRRPGNEDEERFIRSVSFCPDGINVATGGIDGVIRVWGYIAQRDSRLELEVPGPFRAAEISQDGSTMAVIDKAGRVHVWVWNRADDFVSTTPTFSLRNFAGESQRLALNADGTKVAVYSQGESVRVWDTRSLVKKEPSSVLIPRCEAIAMAFHGDQFVVIQPNHTIRCYNQNNLKIRYEATTNVGKPSVLAFSTDGTKMVTAGTLALQIWDAQTGKELYSSPTAHFSPIVKLAVVPGSTTKQWTIASGDERGIVRLWDIQPSGIQPKGSLLDQELKVTERFTLNGIGETVHTMFFTSEGKSLITAGNDRLIRVWDPEIGQERASLAGHTNAIYAATIQQWESQRLISLDQTGMIRIWQTAR